The following coding sequences lie in one Deinococcota bacterium genomic window:
- the metX gene encoding homoserine O-acetyltransferase, whose product MARTLIHETWGDHAALIARSEAEASGSVGPVQPRLVDVATYHDPLTLQYGGILAHVAVAFETYGSLNRARDNAILLCHALTGSAHAAGLGDAREVPGWWDPLVGPGKAVDTREHFVVCSNILGGCYGSTGPSSLNPKTGRAYRLDFPRYTVRDMVTVQRRLLDRLGVQSLKAVVGGSMGGMQVLEWAAMYPGFVRGMVPIAVGARHSAWAIGLNEVARRAITSDPLWRGGDYPQGRQPETGLGLARAVAMLSYRSFDSLESKFGRERVSASRGLLEPSFEIESYLSYQGVKLVKRFDANTYLYITKAMDDYDLSEDRGRLAEVLRGMRLPALVMGIDSDVLYPESEQKALVEALPRADYASIRSPHGHDAFLIEFPQLAVRLRRFLGSVV is encoded by the coding sequence ATGGCGCGGACCCTGATCCACGAGACCTGGGGCGACCACGCCGCCCTCATCGCCCGCAGCGAGGCGGAGGCCTCGGGCAGCGTCGGCCCGGTGCAGCCCCGTCTCGTCGACGTGGCGACTTACCACGACCCGCTCACCTTGCAGTACGGCGGGATCTTGGCGCACGTCGCGGTCGCCTTTGAGACCTACGGCAGCCTCAACCGGGCGCGCGACAACGCCATTCTCCTCTGCCACGCCCTCACCGGCTCGGCGCACGCGGCGGGCCTCGGCGACGCGCGCGAGGTGCCCGGCTGGTGGGACCCGCTCGTCGGCCCCGGCAAGGCCGTCGACACCAGAGAGCACTTCGTCGTCTGCTCGAACATCCTGGGCGGCTGCTACGGCAGCACCGGCCCGAGCAGCCTGAACCCGAAGACCGGCCGGGCCTATAGGCTGGACTTTCCGCGTTACACGGTGCGCGACATGGTGACGGTGCAGCGGCGCCTCCTCGACAGGCTGGGCGTGCAGTCGCTCAAGGCCGTCGTCGGCGGCAGCATGGGCGGGATGCAGGTGCTCGAATGGGCGGCGATGTACCCGGGCTTCGTCCGCGGCATGGTGCCGATCGCGGTGGGCGCCCGGCACTCCGCCTGGGCCATCGGCCTGAACGAGGTCGCCCGCCGCGCCATCACCTCGGACCCCCTCTGGCGGGGGGGGGACTACCCTCAGGGGCGCCAGCCCGAGACCGGTCTGGGGCTGGCCCGGGCGGTCGCCATGCTCTCTTATCGCTCGTTTGACTCGCTCGAGAGCAAGTTCGGCCGCGAGCGGGTGAGCGCCTCGCGGGGGCTCCTCGAGCCGAGCTTCGAGATCGAGTCCTATCTGAGCTACCAGGGCGTCAAGCTGGTCAAGCGCTTCGACGCCAACACCTACCTCTACATCACCAAGGCGATGGACGACTACGACCTGAGCGAGGACCGCGGGCGGCTCGCGGAGGTGCTGAGGGGGATGCGCCTGCCCGCCCTGGTCATGGGCATCGACTCGGACGTGCTCTACCCCGAAAGCGAGCAGAAGGCGCTGGTAGAGGCGCTGCCCCGGGCCGACTACGCCTCTATCCGCTCGCCGCACGGCCACGACGCCTTTCTGATCGAGTTC
- a CDS encoding aminotransferase class V-fold PLP-dependent enzyme — protein sequence MAYRFETLQIHAGQDLEPTTRSRAVPIYATSSFVFESAEHAEDLFAGKRSGSQYGRMHNPTVEAFVRRLVALEDGAAGVALASGQAATTTILLTLASPGAHLVFSREMFGGTFAVATKLLEPWGCHTSMVEPVVDAVAEAIQENTVAVWLETIANPSGSVPDIAAIAALCRERGVPLVVDNTWGCGGYLCRPLAQGADIALHSATKWIGGHGTFIGGAVVEAGRFDWNSPKFPAFSKADSRGRSYLSRGGDTAFTSRAHDLGLFTMGMTLSPYHASLALQGLETLSLRVRRACDSALALASWLENHPKVRRVLYPGLPSHPSHETAQRTLQNGFGAVLAFEAGSEAAARTFLDRVRLASHLANIGDAKTVVIHPWTTTHAGLPPEARRQAGVTPELVRLSVGLEDIGDLEADLEQALA from the coding sequence ATGGCCTACCGCTTCGAAACCCTGCAAATCCACGCCGGACAGGACCTCGAGCCGACCACTAGGTCCCGCGCCGTGCCCATCTACGCGACCAGCTCCTTCGTCTTCGAGAGCGCCGAGCACGCCGAGGACCTCTTCGCGGGCAAAAGGAGCGGCAGTCAGTACGGGCGGATGCACAACCCGACGGTCGAGGCCTTCGTGAGGCGGCTCGTGGCCTTGGAGGACGGCGCGGCGGGCGTCGCCCTCGCCTCGGGCCAGGCGGCTACCACCACCATACTCTTGACGCTGGCCTCTCCCGGCGCCCACCTGGTCTTTTCCCGGGAGATGTTCGGCGGCACCTTCGCGGTGGCGACCAAGCTTTTGGAGCCCTGGGGCTGCCACACCAGCATGGTCGAGCCGGTGGTGGACGCCGTCGCCGAGGCTATCCAGGAGAACACCGTGGCGGTCTGGCTCGAGACCATCGCCAATCCGAGCGGCTCGGTCCCGGATATCGCCGCCATTGCCGCCCTCTGCCGGGAACGGGGCGTGCCCTTGGTGGTCGATAACACCTGGGGCTGCGGCGGCTATCTCTGCCGGCCCCTGGCGCAGGGCGCCGACATCGCCCTTCACTCGGCGACGAAGTGGATCGGCGGGCACGGTACCTTTATCGGCGGCGCCGTCGTCGAGGCGGGGCGCTTCGACTGGAACAGCCCCAAGTTTCCGGCCTTTTCAAAGGCGGACAGTCGCGGCCGGAGCTACCTGTCGCGGGGCGGCGACACCGCCTTTACCAGCCGCGCCCACGACCTGGGGCTGTTTACCATGGGCATGACGCTGTCGCCCTACCACGCCTCGCTCGCCCTGCAGGGGCTCGAGACCCTGTCGCTAAGGGTGCGGCGCGCCTGCGACTCGGCCCTGGCGCTGGCAAGCTGGCTCGAGAACCACCCCAAGGTGAGGCGCGTCCTCTACCCCGGCCTCCCCTCGCACCCCTCGCATGAGACGGCCCAGCGCACGCTCCAAAACGGCTTTGGCGCCGTCCTCGCCTTCGAGGCTGGCAGCGAGGCGGCGGCGCGGACCTTTCTCGACCGCGTCCGCCTCGCCTCGCACCTCGCCAACATCGGCGACGCCAAGACGGTGGTCATCCACCCCTGGACGACCACCCACGCGGGCCTGCCGCCGGAAGCCAGGCGCCAGGCCGGGGTGACGCCGGAGCTGGTCAGGCTGTCGGTGGGCCTCGAGGACATTGGCGACCTCGAGGCCGACCTCGAGCAGGCCCTGGCCTAG
- a CDS encoding PspC domain-containing protein: MQNRPEKRDGLLHEQRRARRPQTTARLRRSRRDRVLLGVLGGVAEFTGLPPLWLRVGYGLSVAVSAGVTLAAYPVLWLLLPGPAPDEAAGT; this comes from the coding sequence GTGCAAAACAGACCCGAAAAACGCGACGGCCTCCTCCACGAACAGCGGCGCGCCCGCCGGCCGCAGACCACCGCGCGGCTCAGAAGGTCGCGCCGGGACCGCGTCCTCTTGGGCGTCCTGGGCGGCGTCGCCGAGTTCACCGGCCTGCCTCCCCTGTGGCTGCGCGTGGGCTACGGGCTCAGCGTGGCGGTGAGTGCCGGGGTGACGCTGGCCGCTTATCCCGTCCTGTGGCTGTTGCTGCCCGGACCAGCGCCGGATGAAGCCGCCGGAACCTGA
- a CDS encoding DUF309 domain-containing protein produces MKIAVEQAWSEGVRLFDSGAFWECHEALEPLWMAATGLDKDFYKGVILLAAALHKARPMGSARGGRRNYAKALVRLAPLPDHYHGVAVRELEAVVHAALRDPALEPRLPLRGRGKEGGEGSGLLD; encoded by the coding sequence GTGAAGATAGCGGTGGAGCAGGCCTGGAGCGAGGGCGTCCGCCTCTTCGACAGCGGGGCGTTCTGGGAGTGCCATGAGGCCCTGGAGCCGCTGTGGATGGCCGCCACAGGGCTCGACAAGGACTTCTACAAGGGTGTCATCCTCTTGGCGGCGGCGCTCCACAAGGCGCGGCCCATGGGCAGCGCCCGCGGCGGTCGCCGCAACTACGCCAAGGCGCTGGTCAGATTGGCGCCCTTACCCGATCATTACCACGGTGTAGCGGTAAGGGAGCTCGAGGCCGTCGTCCACGCGGCCCTGCGCGACCCCGCGCTCGAGCCGCGGCTCCCCCTGCGGGGTCGCGGGAAGGAAGGCGGCGAGGGGAGCGGCTTGCTAGACTGA